From one Rhodamnia argentea isolate NSW1041297 chromosome 1, ASM2092103v1, whole genome shotgun sequence genomic stretch:
- the LOC115745312 gene encoding UDP-glycosyltransferase 74E2-like: protein MEQQKNERIHVLVLTFPAQGHINPMLEFSKRLASKGLNVAFIIPISEPTKSLHSTNDETSSIKIEHISDGFEGVDTNELSLDVYFELFRVSVTKSLTNFIEQHQSSQDNPAKVLVYDSIVPWVLDLAIQHGMHGASFFTQSCTVSAVYHHVHRQGTVKLPLAYSQGQGHVSVPPVLSNLRLNDLPSFVADVDAYPALLKLVLGQFSNVTRAKWLLFNSFTELELEVVQWMGSQCPALTIGPTIPSMYLDQRIEHDKDFGLSLFKPDDADTCIEWLDSKDADSVVYVAFGSLASLGEEQMEEIAIGLKRMKSNFLWVVRESEEKKLPCNFMQELELLGDKGLVVKWCNQLQVLSHGSVGCFMTHCGWNSTMEGLSLGVPMVVMPQWTDQPTNAAFIAEVWKVGVRVSANEKGIVTGEEIESCVNQVMGGERGKEIKENSLKWRERARIAMEEGGSSDNNIRDFANSIVDMYKQ from the exons ATGGAGCAACAGAAAAATGAGAGGATCCATGTTCTTGTTCTCACTTTCCCAGCACAAGGTCACATTAACCCAATGCTCGAGTTCTCGAAACGCTTAGCCTCGAAGGGTCTCAACGTTGCCTTCATAATCCCCATCTCCGAACCTACCAAGTCCCTCCATTCGACGAACGACGAGACGAGCTCAATCAAGATCGAGCACATATCCGACGGGTTCGAGGGTGTGGACACCAACGAGCTGAGCCTGGATGTCTACTTCGAACTTTTCAGAGTATCGGTCACAAAGAGCCTGACCAATTTCATAGAGCAACATCAATCTTCTCAAGATAATCCAGCAAAAGTTCTTGTGTACGACTCAATCGTGCCTTGGGTTCTTGACTTGGCGATACAACACGGCATGCACGGAGCTTCGTTCTTCACTCAGTCTTGCACGGTTAGCGCCGTTTACCACCATGTTCATCGTCAAGGAACGGTAAAGCTTCCTCTAGCATATTCACAAGGACAAGGGCATGTTTCTGTTCCTCCGGTCCTGTCAAATTTGAGGTTGAACGATCTTCCTTCGTTCGTGGCCGACGTTGATGCATATCCTGCGCTACTGAAACTCGTGTTGGGCCAGTTCTCCAACGTGACGAGAGCTAAGTGGCTCTTGTTTAATAGCTTCaccgagctcgagctcgag GTGGTACAGTGGATGGGGAGCCAATGCCCAGCGCTCACGATAGGACCAACGATCCCATCAATGTACTTGGACCAGAGAATCGAACACGACAAAGATTTTGGACTCAGCCTCTTCAAACCCGACGATGCCGACACATGCATCGAGTGGCTCGACTCGAAGGACGCCGACTCAGTCGTCTACGTAGCATTCGGAAGCTTGGCTTCCCTTGGAGAAGAGCAAATGGAGGAAATAGCAATCGGACTCAAGAGAATGAAGAGCAACTTCCTGTGGGTGGTGAGAGAGTCTGAAGAGAAGAAGCTCCCATGCAATTTCATGCAAGAACTGGAGTTACTAGGTGATAAGGGTTTGGTGGTGAAGTGGTGCAATCAGCTCCAAGTGCTGAGCCACGGCTCGGTCGGTTGCTTCATGACTCACTGTGGATGGAACTCGACTATGGAAGGGTTGAGCTTGGGCGTCCCGATGGTGGTGATGCCTCAGTGGACCGACCAACCAACAAACGCGGCGTTCATCGCGGAGGTGTGGAAGGTCGGTGTCAGGGTTAGTGCGAACGAGAAAGGGATTGTGACCGGAGAAGAAATCGAAAGCTGCGTAAACCAGGTCATGGGAGGAGAGAGGGGGAAAGAGATCAAAGAAAATTCGTTGAAGTGGAGAGAGAGGGCGAGAATCGCCATGGAAGAAGGCGGGAGCTCTGATAACAACATCAGAGATTTCGCGAACAGCATAGTTGACATGTACAAGCAGTAG